One Bos taurus isolate L1 Dominette 01449 registration number 42190680 breed Hereford chromosome 3, ARS-UCD2.0, whole genome shotgun sequence DNA window includes the following coding sequences:
- the RPL5 gene encoding large ribosomal subunit protein uL18 (The RefSeq protein has 1 substitution compared to this genomic sequence) translates to MGFVKVVKNKAYFKRYQVKFRRRREGKTDYYARKRLVIQDKNKYNTPKNRMIVRVTNRDIICQIAYARIEGDMIVCAAYAHELPKYGVKVGLTNYAAAYCTGLLLARRLLNRFGMDKIYEGQVEVTGDEYNVESIDGQPGAFTCYLDAGLARTTTGNKVFGALKGAVDGGLSIPHSTKRFPGYDSESKEFSAEVHRKHIMGQNVADYMRYLIEEDEDAYKKQFSQYIKNNVTPDMMEEMYKKAHAAIRENPVYEKKPKKEVKKKRWNRPKMSLAQKKDRVAQKKASFLRAQERAAES, encoded by the exons ATG GGGTTTGTTAAAGTTGTCAAGAACAAGGCCTACTTCAAGAGATACCAAGTGAAATTCAGAAGAAGGCGAG agggCAAAACTGACTACTATGCTCGGAAACGATTGGTAATCCAAGATAAAAATAAGTACAACACACCTAAATACAGAATGATTGTTCGTGTAACGAACAGAGATATCATTTGTCAG aTTGCTTATGCCCGTATAGAAGGAGATATGATAGTTTGTGCAGCTTATGCTCACGAACTCCCAAAATATGGTGTGAAGGTTGGCCTGACAAATTATGCTGCGGCATATTGTACTGGCCTGCTGCTGGCCCGCAGG CTTCTTAATAGGTTTGGTATGGACAAAATTTATGAAGGGCAAGTCGAGGTGACTGGAGATGAATACAATGTGGAAAGCATCGATGGTCAACCTGGTGCCTTCACCTGTTACCTGGATGCAGGACTTGCCAGAACTACTACCGGGAATAAAGTTTTTGGGGCCCTAAAGGGAGCTGTCGATGGAGGCTTGTCTATCCCTCACAG tacCAAACGGTTCCCTGGTTatgattcagaaagcaaagaattcagTGCTGAGGTACACCGAAAGCACATCATGGGGCAAAACGTTGCAGATTACATGCGCTACCTGATTGAGGAAGATGAAGATGCTTACAAGAAACAGTTCTCTCAGTACATAAAGAACAACGTAACTCCAGACAtg ATGGAGGAGATGTATAAGAAAGCTCATGCTGCAATACGAGAGAATCCAGTGTATGAGAAGAAGCCTAAGAAAGAAGTTAAAAAGAAGAG GTGGAACCGTCCCAAAATGTCACTTGCCCAGAAGAAAGATCGGGTAGCTCAGAAGAAGGCAAGCTTCCTTAGAGCTCAGGAACGAGCTGCTGAGAGTTAA